Genomic DNA from Candidatus Methylacidithermus pantelleriae:
TAGGCCCACCTTTGAGGATCGTAACCCGAGGCCCCCAGGGTTGCCACACGCCTGGGTCAGTTGGCCCGAAAAGTGCCAGCACTGGGCATCCGCACGCGGCGGCTAGGTGAGTAATCCCTGAGTCATTGCCCACGTACAGGCTAGCTTGGCTTAAGAGCGCCACGAGAGTTGCCAGAGGCAGCTCAAGCCCGATCGTATGAGCTTTTTTTGCTAGCGAGCCGATCCAGTCTCTTTCGGCTTCCCCAGCCAGAAGCACCACCCAGAGGTCTCGATCGTGGAGACGCTCTAATACCCAGTTCCAATAATCGACAGGCCAATTTTTTTTCCTGCTTCCGCTCCCTGCATGAAGAACGACCCATGGAAACTGGGAGGACCGCCTTTGCTGGCTTTCTTCAAGCTCACTTCGCCAAGCTTCAAACGCGTCAAGATCTTCTTTCCAAGGACAAATGAAGGGACCTTTCGGTAGGGGAAGTTCTAGCTGAAGGAATTCGCGTAGCTGGAGCCAGTAATCA
This window encodes:
- a CDS encoding glycosyltransferase family 9 protein, whose protein sequence is MRRILIAKGGALGDWLLTLPACSALRQALAPSSVVLLGRTSWVKLALRAGFVAAYSLEKPGWESLWVKGGELPEKIRSLLRNFDLILSFLSDPDGTWAGEIRRWTPARYLQLLPPRPGRPVALDYWLQLREFLQLELPLPKGPFICPWKEDLDAFEAWRSELEESQQRRSSQFPWVVLHAGSGSRKKNWPVDYWNWVLERLHDRDLWVVLLAGEAERDWIGSLAKKAHTIGLELPLATLVALLSQASLYVGNDSGITHLAAACGCPVLALFGPTDPGVWQPWGPRVTILKGGPTWEGLSPEKVLAHIENLLG